In Shewanella sp. VB17, a single genomic region encodes these proteins:
- a CDS encoding ketoacyl-ACP synthase III, with protein sequence MQYATITGWGKCVPPATLTNHDLSTFIDTSDEWIKSRTGISQRHISHVNTSELASVAAQHALAAAGIKGSDLDMIILATASPDTLIPNIASTVQANVGATCAAFDINAACSGFLYGVGLASSQIKSGQCKKVLVIGAERLSFYLDWSRRETAVLFGDGAGAVVLEATDEAIGVLGYELNNDPAGRDILKSGFGTAMDRFSANSLEFYIEFNGQEIFKRAIAGMGKLSTQVLQKCGVDKDAVDWVIPHQANERIIDTLINRMKIPKEKAIVNIANYGNTSAATIPIAICDALAQGKIKSGQTILSCAFGAGLTSAATLIKWGDRVTPIHQSEAQLPPCEQTGIELVSHAVKHFCG encoded by the coding sequence ATGCAGTACGCCACGATCACCGGCTGGGGAAAATGTGTTCCGCCAGCAACCTTAACAAATCATGACCTTTCGACCTTCATTGACACTTCTGATGAATGGATTAAATCACGTACCGGCATTAGCCAACGTCATATCAGTCATGTCAACACCTCAGAACTGGCCTCTGTCGCAGCGCAACATGCACTCGCAGCCGCTGGCATTAAAGGCTCTGATTTAGACATGATCATACTTGCAACTGCCAGTCCTGATACCTTGATCCCCAATATCGCTTCTACGGTTCAAGCCAATGTCGGCGCAACCTGCGCAGCATTTGATATCAATGCAGCCTGTAGCGGATTTCTTTATGGCGTCGGTCTTGCTAGCTCACAAATTAAAAGTGGCCAATGCAAGAAAGTACTTGTGATAGGCGCGGAACGTTTATCTTTCTATCTCGATTGGTCACGTCGTGAAACTGCCGTTCTATTTGGTGATGGCGCAGGAGCTGTCGTACTTGAAGCGACTGATGAAGCTATCGGGGTGCTTGGTTATGAGCTAAACAATGATCCTGCTGGCCGCGATATTCTCAAATCAGGCTTCGGAACCGCAATGGATAGATTTAGTGCTAATTCACTTGAATTTTACATTGAGTTTAACGGCCAAGAAATCTTTAAACGTGCCATCGCAGGCATGGGGAAATTAAGCACTCAGGTACTGCAAAAATGTGGCGTAGATAAAGATGCTGTTGATTGGGTTATTCCTCATCAAGCTAATGAACGTATCATAGATACGCTTATCAACCGAATGAAAATCCCGAAAGAAAAAGCAATAGTGAACATCGCCAACTACGGTAATACTTCGGCTGCTACCATTCCTATCGCTATTTGCGATGCACTTGCACAAGGTAAAATAAAATCGGGACAAACGATTCTATCTTGCGCTTTTGGAGCGGGTCTAACCTCAGCAGCGACATTGATAAAATGGGGTGACAGAGTCACACCTATTCACCAAAGTGAAGCACAACTACCACCGTGTGAACAAACGGGTATTGAACTGGTTAGTCACGCCGTTAAACATTTTTGCGGCTAA
- a CDS encoding GntR family transcriptional regulator has translation MSRTTPIVHKTRTQVVVEVLREKILSGDIAAGEPLRQSALASEFHVSRIPIREALLQLEAEGLVKFEAHKGATATELSVEQVTELFELRVMIETDLLARAIPNLRDEDYLRAEKVLDELEIAFKQEDAIATWSELNTRFHTCLYHLANRPHTLEVVHGLNTNCDRYIRLQLQLAGAIAQAEHDHRDLLRYCKNKEVDKAVELLRSHILHAASTLRDLVAQKVA, from the coding sequence ATGAGCCGAACAACACCCATTGTCCATAAAACACGCACACAAGTTGTTGTTGAAGTGCTCAGAGAGAAAATTCTGTCTGGTGACATCGCTGCAGGCGAACCGCTTCGTCAAAGTGCCTTAGCCTCCGAATTTCATGTCAGTAGGATCCCCATTAGAGAAGCCTTACTTCAACTTGAAGCTGAAGGGCTCGTCAAATTTGAAGCGCACAAAGGGGCAACTGCAACAGAGCTTTCAGTGGAACAAGTCACTGAATTGTTTGAGCTAAGGGTAATGATAGAAACAGACCTCTTAGCGAGAGCCATACCCAATCTAAGAGATGAAGATTATTTACGAGCTGAAAAAGTACTTGATGAACTAGAAATAGCCTTTAAACAAGAAGATGCTATTGCGACATGGAGTGAACTTAATACTCGGTTTCACACATGCTTATATCATCTTGCTAATCGACCACACACGTTAGAAGTCGTGCATGGCTTAAATACCAATTGTGATCGTTATATTCGATTACAATTACAGCTTGCAGGTGCAATAGCACAAGCAGAACACGATCATCGAGATTTACTCCGTTACTGTAAGAATAAAGAAGTCGATAAGGCCGTCGAACTTCTACGATCACATATTCTGCATGCTGCAAGCACTTTACGCGATCTTGTCGCACAAAAAGTAGCATAA